A stretch of the Arachis stenosperma cultivar V10309 chromosome 6, arast.V10309.gnm1.PFL2, whole genome shotgun sequence genome encodes the following:
- the LOC130934521 gene encoding uncharacterized protein LOC130934521, with amino-acid sequence MAEAVREMATATTRAVDRLGERNGDRNGGRNGERGGDGNDNEGAGNHDNPMTLATFLKVNPPKFKGMLAATEADNWFRGIEKSLRAQHVLERQYVEFATYMLEGEAEHWWHGVQRLLRQVVEEIDWDTFKEEFYKKYFPRTVRDAKEMELLQLTQGNRSVAEYTQKFEDLCRFSKICQGKPDDFEEWKCLKYEGGLCEELMHSLVPLQIRNFAELVNRSQLVEDCTKKVAAAKMSHQELPPKNFNRYIAPQGRNFKMNRTLSYGNQQVSNLPARDNIDR; translated from the coding sequence ATGGCTGAGGCTGTGCGTGAAATGGCAACTGCTACTACGCGAGCAGTTGACCGTTTAGGGGAGAGGAACGGAGATCGTAACGGAGGACGCAATGGTGAGCGTGGTGGAGATGGTAATGATAATGAAGGTGCCGGAAACCACGATAACCCTATGACACTGGCGACCTTTCTGAAGGTAAATCCGCCCAAGTTTAAGGGGATGCTTGCTGCAACTGAAGCTGACAATTGGTTCCGTGGTATTGAGAAGTCATTGCGAGCGCAACATGTACTAGAAAGACAGTACGTGGAATTTGCAACCTATATGCTGGAGGGAGAAGCTGAACACTGGTGGCATGGAGTGCAACGCTTGTTAAGGCAGGTGGTGGAAGAGATTGACTGGGATACTTTTAAGGAGGAATTTTACAAAAAGTACTTCCCTAGAACTGTTCGTGATGCTAAAGAAATGGAACTGCTGCAGTTGACGCAGGGGAATAGGTCAGTAGCAGAATATACTCAGAAATTTGAGGATTTGTGCCGATTCTCCAAGATCTGTCAGGGAAAACCAGATGATtttgaggaatggaagtgtttGAAGTACGAAGGAGGACTCTGCGAAGAACTAATGCACTCGTTGGTACCACTGCAAATACGAAATTTTGCAGAGCTTGTCAATAGGAGTCAGTTGGTGGAAGACTGTACCAAGAAGGTGGCGGCAGCAAAGATGAGTCATCAAGAATTACCTCCGAAAAATTTTAATCGGTATATAGCCCCTCAGGGAAGGAACTTTAAAATGAATAGGACGCTTTCTTATGGGAATCAACAAGTTAGTAATCTTCCTGCTCGTGACAATATCGATAGGTAA